Below is a genomic region from Streptomyces roseoviridis.
GCAACGTCCGGATAGCCGTCATAGATGCGTTCTTCGCCCGTGGCCCCGGTGATCACCGGGAACATCACGACCCGGAAGCGGTCGACGAGTCCGGCTCGCAGCAGGGACCGGCACAGGCTGAGGCTGCCGATCGTGCTGAGGAGCCCCGAGCCGCTCGACTTCATGGCGCGGACCGCCTCGACCGCGTCGTCGCGGACGAGCGTGGAGTTCGCCCACATCAGCGGCTCCTCGAGTGAGGAGGAGAACACCACCTTGGACGCTTGCGTGAGCTCGTCGACGGACGCCTCCTCCTCGGGCCGGAACTCGTCCTGGCCCTTCGGGACCTCGCCTGCGGCGAAGCCCGACATCAGGCGGTACGTGTTCGCTCCCATCAGGTAGGTGGCCTCGGGCTGCTCCCCGAGCCATGCGAGGTACTCCGGGCCCTCGAGGCCCCAGAAACCGGGCCATCCCTCTCCCGATGCGTGACCGTCGAGGGAGGTGATGAAGTCGACGAGAAGCTCCGACATGGCGGTGTCCTTCCTAGGTGACACCAGCTTGGACCGGCCGGGAGACAGAAACTCATCGGCCCCGCCGTGAAGTGACGAGAAAACCCATGACGCCGCAGCCGATCAGATCAGCGGCGCGCCACCCGCGAACGGCCGAGCCCACCGTCACGCTCAGCCGGGCCGAGCACAAGGCTCTGACCGCGCTCCCGTGATGGCTACGCCTCTGGTGCGGACGGGTCCTGCGGTTGGATGGCCGGATGGAACGTATCGAGGTTGAGCTGTTCACGGACGCGGGTGACGATGCGGTAGTCCGTCTGCCCCCGCGTAGCTTTCCGGGCGGCGCTGATCCAGGGCGATTCCCTCTCGAGCATCCGTGACGACGTCGCTGGGATCGTAAAGGCCTGCGACCAGGGTGATGTCGATGAAGCCCGAGACGAGGCTGCCTTCCTCCTCTCCAACCTCGACGAGCTGCTGGCTCACTACACGGCGGCTCCGAAGGCACACGACATTCCCATACCCTTCTACCAGGCTCCCTGATCGCCCAGTTGCGACAGCTCGCACCTGGCGCTATGCGCTGAGAGGTGAAGAGATTGCAGGATCAGTCCGCCAGGGGATCACGCCGTCATGGAGCTGGAAACTGCCGATGACACGGTCTTCCCGGGCCTGGACTTCGTCGTGCGGCAGGCCGTGGCCGCGGATGACCCCTTGATATCGACCCGGCTGTATGCGTGCCGCCAGGAGTGTGTCCCGCGTGCCCACCCCTGCGTGAGCAGTCAGCCGAGGAGAAGCCGGAGCACGGCTCGTGGCCCTCGCGCCACCGCCGGTGCGGGGCGGCCCCCACCCCATGAGGTCTGCGGACGGGAGAAGCCGCAGGCGCTGGCGGAACGGCCCCATGCACTCCACGCCCATG
It encodes:
- a CDS encoding dihydrofolate reductase family protein, with translation MSELLVDFITSLDGHASGEGWPGFWGLEGPEYLAWLGEQPEATYLMGANTYRLMSGFAAGEVPKGQDEFRPEEEASVDELTQASKVVFSSSLEEPLMWANSTLVRDDAVEAVRAMKSSGSGLLSTIGSLSLCRSLLRAGLVDRFRVVMFPVITGATGEERIYDGYPDVALEMIDHRTFDGRIQLVEYRPRVLEHPPLGVPA
- a CDS encoding DUF6959 family protein, encoding MERIEVELFTDAGDDAVVRLPPRSFPGGADPGRFPLEHP
- a CDS encoding DUF6959 family protein, which codes for MRDDVAGIVKACDQGDVDEARDEAAFLLSNLDELLAHYTAAPKAHDIPIPFYQAP